The following coding sequences lie in one Phalacrocorax aristotelis chromosome 2, bGulAri2.1, whole genome shotgun sequence genomic window:
- the LOC142053991 gene encoding uncharacterized protein LOC142053991, whose amino-acid sequence MRGSCLGVAQPVRRVAPEPRLVWAGRSARLASFPGSLTPRPACLPPSFPRRPPPSFPGSSERGAAGSPVDAPWTPQPPVDLGIGLEPEEGGGGGLTPRRGDTQKKKNKKTQLSQPVSGARRRAGSAARGGRRGGSGAGSPSAGRRRGMDGAAAAAGGPAEPTPRKGGGGGAAEGGKSQAGSQQPLFSLGFEAGYAQQPQPEVRPRRTAGLGAGGGGGWRGGDWGRRGGEGKGGSRAPSPLSFCPSLPPPSTAPPLLAPTLSLSPDLFLFHFCMPCNLLKCCPFPVIRQTQQHVPPLSLPLPLSPFLSLSPSPPSLIRYTDSSFNGRHLEQALP is encoded by the exons ATGCGAG GGAGTTGTTTGGGAGTTGCACAGCCAGTCCGACGGGTTGCGCCGGAGCCCCGGCTTGTCTGGGCCGGGAGAAGCGCTCGCCTTGCCTCTTTTCCCGGTTCCctcaccccccgccccgcgtGCCTCCCGCCCTCCTTCCCTCGCCGCCCCCCACCGTCTTTTCCCGGATCCTCCGAGAGGGGGGCCGCGGGGAGCCCGGTGGATGCTCCTTGGACTCCCCAGCCCCCCGTCGACCTCGGCATTGGGCTCGAAccggaggagggaggaggaggagggctgacACCCAGAAGGGGAgacacccaaaaaaaaaaaaataaaaaaacccaactttccCAGCCGGTTTCCGGGGCGCGGAGGCGAGCCGGctcggcggcgcggggcggccgccgcggGGGCAGCGGCGCGGGCAGCCCCTCGGCGGGGCGCCGTCGAGGCATGgacggggcggcggcggcggcgggcggccccgcGGAGCCCACCCCGCGCaaaggcggcggcggcggcgcggccgagGGCGGCAAGAGCCAAGCGGGGAGCCAGCAGCCGCTCTTCTCCCTGGGCTTTGAGGCCGGCTACGCGCAGCAGCCGCAGCCCGAGGTGCGCCCGCGAAGAaccgcggggctgggggcagggggaggcggCGGATGGAGGGGGGGGGattgggggaggaggggaggggaagggaaggggggatcccgcgccccctcccctctctccttctgcccgtctcttcccccccccagcaccgcACCCCCCCTCCTGGCTCccaccctctccctctctccggatctctttctctttcacttttgCATGCCCTgcaaccttttaaaatgttgcccCTTTCCTGTGATTCGTCAGACGCAGCAGCATgtcccccctctctctctcccgctccctctctctccctttttgtctctctctccctctcccccatctcTGATTAGATACACTGATTCTTCATTCAATGGACGTCATTTAGAACAGGCTCTGCCTTGA